In the Flavobacteriales bacterium genome, CTTCTTGTAATCGGAGTTTCGCTTTATGCGGGTCGAAAAGAGGAAACCTCGGAAGATTATTTCCTTGCAGGACGAGGACTTACATGGTGGATGATCGGACTGTCGCTCATTGCTTCCAACATCTCTACCGAGCATTTTGTGGGTATGGCTGGTCAAGGATTCATGGCTGATATTGGCATGGCCATAGCCAGTTATGAATGGATTGCAGCGCTTTCACTCATCATTGTTGCCCTCTTCTTACTACCACGTTTCTTACGGTCAGGCATTTATACCATTCCAGAGTTTTTGGAATACCGCTACAACAAATGGCCACGGATGATCATGGGTTTTGGCCTGCTTTTCATGTATGCAGGCGTAACCATGGCTACGGTTCTTTATGCTGGTGCCTTGGCCATGCACACCATTTTCGGTGTGCCGATGGAAATGGGCGTTTGGCTGATCGGTGGAATAGCAGGTCTTTACACCGTTTATGGTGGATTGAAAGCCGTGGTTTGGTCAGACGTTATTCAAGGAACTGCATTGCTAATTGGTGGTGTGCTGGTTACTGTTTTAGCGATGGATGCCGTGGGTGGTTGGTCTGCATTTGTAGAGCTTTCTGCCGGACGCTTGCACACCGTTCTTCCTGCTGATCATCCTGAATTGCCATGGACAGCTGTGTTCATTGGCGGCATGTGGCTTCCGAACATTTTCTATTGGGGATTGAATCAGTTCATCACTCAGCGGACCTTGGCGGCCAAAAGCCTCTCGGAAGGGCAGAAGGGTGTGCTATTTGGAGCTAGTTTGAAGTTGATCATGCCCATGATCGTGGTGTTCCCAGGAATCATCGCTTTTGAGTTGTATGCCGACCAAATTCCGAATGCGGATCTTGCTTACCCAACGCTTATCAAGAACCTGCTTCCAACTGGTTTGATCGGAATCATGTTTGCAGCGCTATTTGGTGCTACCATGAGTACACTCGATTCGTTATTGAACTCGGCTGCCACCATTTTCACCATCGACTTTTATCAGGCATGGAAACCGAAAGAATCTTCTAAACACTACATCAAGGTTGGTCGAATTGCAACCATTGTATTTGTGGTTTTAGCCTGTTTGAGCACACGCTTTGTAGCCGATTTCGGTGAAGGTCTTTATAAGTTCATTCAGATTTGGTGGGGCTGTATTCAACCCGGAATTGTAGCTGCATTCTTCTTAGGTTTCCTTTGGAAAAAGACCTCTTGGCAAGCTGCTGTTGCAGGAATGCTCATCAACGTGCCATTGTATCTGATTCTACTGAATCAATTCCCAGAGATTGCATTCCTTCATCACATGGCCATTTGTTTTGTGGTCTGCATCGTGGTAATGGTAGGCATATCGCTCATTAAGCCAGAAACCCGCGACATCGTTTATCCTGTGAACAAAGGATATGACATGAAGCCAAGCAAGACCGTCATTGTGTGGAGCGTACTGATTTTTTTAAGCGTGGTAGCACTGTATTGGGTATTCAGATAATACCTTTGATCCGTGTTTGAAAAGCTGAGCGAACTTCCAGATCTGAAGAAACAAGTAGTCAAATTCACCATGATAGGTGTGTTGGCCGTACTTGTTGATCTTGGCTGCTACTACCTTTTACTCAATCTTATTCCAGAACAGCTTTTTGGTTTTGCACCGAACGAATCAGTGGCCAAAAGCATCTCATTTCTGTGTGGAATGAGCGTTACCTATACACTTAATAAGATATGGACATGGAAAAAGCGCGACAGCTCCAAATCGCGTATGGCCAAGTTTGTGACACTCTATGGCTTGTCATTGGTGATGAACGTATTGGTCAATTCTTCCTTGCTATTTCTCCTGCATCATTTTGCCGATATACTCAATCTTCCGTACAAATATTTCATCGCTTTTATTGGAGCAACTGGCTTTAGTGCGGTAATGAACTTCCTTGGTCAGAAATTCTGGGTTTTTAAAGGAGACGAACCCGAAACACCGCAAGCATGAGTTTTGGTCGTGTGTTGGGAATGATGCGGAATGTGAAAAACTTCCCGTCCTACCTCTTTCATAAATGGGGTATTGCTAAGCAGGAGCCGTTTGTTCTACAAGCTAAGAATGATGTATCTGTAGAAGTGCCATCGCGCATGATGCATACAGCGAAAGAGGTGTTCTTTACAGATGATTATAGGTTTGATCAACTTAAAGAAACCATTTTGGGCTTAACCGCAACGCCAACCATTGTGGATGTTGGTGCCAATGTGGGCTACCTTTCTGCATTCAGTTTCACACGATTTCCGAAGGCCAAGGTTATTTCTGTAGAGCCGATTCCGAATAATCTGAACTTGCTTAGACGAAACAAGCAGATGAACAGCCAATTTGATTGGACCATTTTTGAAGGCGTTCTTTCGGATACGGATGGAGAGTTGGAAATCCAGTTCGACAACACCGATTCGTTCAGTACATCAGCTAGCATGTATGGGCTAGATGCCGGAAATGATAAGTTAAACGTCAGGTCATTGTCGCTTGATAGCCTGATGAAAGAACGGCAGCTAGCACAGATCCATATTCTGAAATTGGACTGCGAAGGCGCAGAATACGACATTCTTTATTGCTTGAATGATAAGCAATTGAATTCCATTCGATTCATTACCATGGAAACGCATCACATTGATAATGAACGCAGAAACCGCGATGTGCTTGTTTCTTGGTTGAGCGGAAAAGGGTGGAATACGGATGTGGTACGATCTAAGGTTTTGGCGATCAATCCATCCTTCTCTCAGCTTTAAACCTCAACACCCAACTGATATTTATTCGCTTCAACATCCGCACTCGGAATCCAGTCTTCGTACTTCACAGAATCATCCAGTACGACAGGATGGCCTAAATAGTCTAAGCGCTTGGCAGGCCAAATACAGGTTTTCCAAAGATAAGGCAGGAGGTACTTCTGTTCTAGGTTCGGGTGTAACTGAGGGCGGATATGCTCGGCATGATACGCTGGTAATTGGCTCCAATGCAGATCGGGTCGATTGTGGTGCGCGCCATGAAAACCATTGTTGAATGCAATAAAGTTCAAGAACGGATTGGTAAAGTTTCGCGAATGATTAACAGCATGGTTTTCATCGCAACCATCATGCTGCCAGTAGTTGGTACCCACAATTCCCCAAGCGGCATACAGATGAGGAATAAAAATGAGCAGCAAGGCATATTCCCAGTTGTAGAACAGCAATCCGAATTTGGCGCGCTGTACAATCACCATTTCCAATGCATACTGGTAGAACCAACTCGGTTTTTCCTTCAGCATGCGCTTGGCAAATATGTTCTCATCCTTCATAATGCCTGGCGCATTCTGAAAGAACATCATGAACTGATTCATGAAATTCCATCGGTAGCGCATTTGCGTACTACGGATACGGTCCATCGGCTTTTGAGTGTGCTGGTGGTGACTGAAATTATGTCCCGAAACGTAGGCGCTTACGGAATGTCCGTACGTGAAAGACAGCACTACTTGAAACAACTTGTTCATCCCTTTGCTCTTGAAAATGGGATGATGGATGGTATTGTGAACGATGACAGCACACATGAAAGAAAGCACAGCCAGCACAGCCATAATCGGCAAACGCAAGTACCATTCTGATGGAAAATAAACCCACGCCAAAATGGAGCAGGTAAAATAGAGGGCAACTACTGCCAGCGTTCGGATATCTGCTGAATATTTAAGCATGATGCAAAATTAGTCATTCGCTTATGTTCATCGCGTCCCATCAAATACTGTTTCTACCCATCCGTATATTCGGGAAAAGAGAATGGAAAGCTTAGTACTGATTCGGTCGTATTACAGGGTTTGTATATATTTACACTAGACCAATCAACAAAAAAGAACGATGAAACATCTATTACTCTGTTTTACGCTGGCTTTGACATTCGCCAACGTTTTGGCTCAATCACCCCAACTAATGAACTACCAGGGCGTAGCCCGAGACAATGGCGGAAACGTTCTTGCCAACCAAGCCGTTGGTGTTCGTGTATACATCCGTAGCGGATCAACCACGGGAACTATCGTTTATCAAGAAGAACATGCGGTTACGACCAATGATTTCGGTCTCTTCAATCTGCAGATAGGATCGGAAGATATTGGTGGAGCCATGCTGGTCATCGATTGGGCGGGAAATTCACATTACATCGAAATAGGTCTAGACCCATCGGGCGGAACCAGTTATCAGACCATGGGCGTTTCGCAATTGATCTCTGTTCCTTACGCACTACACGCTAAAAGTGCTGCTAATGTGAGCGGAACTGCCAACTACGTTTCTAAGTTCAGTTCAAGCAATCAGTTGGGTAATTCGCAGTTATTCGACAATGGAACCAACATTGGTATTGGCACCACAACGCCTTTGGAGAGGCTGCATTTGGATAATGGTTCTCTCCGTATCAACTCAAGTTTTGGAAACATCAAATTTGAAAGCACTGGAGGAACCGGCTGGCAGTGGAGCACACAAGGTGGAGGAGTGGGTCTTCAATTACATAATCTAGTAAGCGGTTCAACCGACCAGTTACGTATGTATCTGGATGGAAGCAATGGCAGAATGGGACTAGGCACTGGAACCCCTCTGTCTCCGCTTGATATCAGAGGTGGTGCATCTTCAGAGATTGTTCGTTTGGTGACCAACGATCAGTTGCAGATAGGTTTTTACGAGGCGCTTAGCTATCGCGGTTATGTTGGTTCTGTAGCAGGTAACGAGGAAGATATTGACCTTGCCAGCGATGCAGGCTCAGTGCATTTGGTAACGGGTGGAACCATCGACTTGACCGCTAAGGCTGGTAAGATCGGTATCGGCAACACAAGTCCTGCAGCAACGCTCGATGTGAATAATCCAAGTACAGGACAAACAATTAAAGTCAATGCTACCGATCAGGTCTATCTTGGTTTTTGGGAGAATAACGGCTACCGCGGTTACGTAGGTTCTTACTATGGAGGAATTGCAGATGTAGACCTAGGCAGTCTAGCAGGCTCCGTGCATTTGGTTACCGGTTCTTCTATTGACCTTACCGCCAAAGCAGGAAACATCGGAATTGGAACAACTGATCCAGTCCAATTGTTGGATATAGTAAGCGCTGGAAATGCTTTTGCACGGATTACGTCCGCTTCAAATGCAAATGAAGCTGGATTGGACCTCATGCGAGATGGCGGCAACAGCCAATGGCGCATTGCAAATGATGGTTTCGATAATCAAGGCGAGTTGGTTTTTAGGAGAGAGTCCTTCGGGTTGACCACTCCGTCACGCGAATACAGATTCAGTGCATCCTTCTTCCAACCTGCTTCTGACAACAACAAAACCTTGGGTACTGCTAGCAACCGATGGTCTGTTGTTTATGCAGGTAACGGAACAATCAATACCTCCGATGGTAGGGACAAGGAGAATGTGCGCGAATTAGGCTATGGCATCGCTGATTTAATGAAACTGCGTCCTGTTTCATTCACATGGAAAGAAAAACCACAGTGGGGCACCAAATTGGGACTGATTGCACAGGAAGTGGACGAAGTAATTGATGAAGTGGTTATCCAAGGTAATCTAGAACCTATCTACAATGATGCTGGTGAGGAAATCGATAAGACCGATCGCTATGGAATCTTCTATTCTGACCTTATTCCTGTTCTTATCAAGGCAACGCAGGATCAACAATTACTGATTGAAAAACAGCAGGCACAGATCGATGCGCTCATTAAGGACAACGAATCCATCAGGGAAGAATTGAAGAAGTAATAGTGCCCTAATCGCACGAAAGAAAGCCCTGCATCTGCGGGGCTTTTTTGTTTTCATGACGTGATTCACTTCACTCGTTGAACTATTAAATTTGTACCATGGAAACAACAGCCAGAGCCGCCAACTTCCGTAATTACGAAGAGGGCGAAACCATAGCCACGGTAAGAGAGAATTACCGTAAGATGCGTACCAACCAAACGGTTGAATATGTTCAGCGCATGCGCAATAAGTACCTAAGCTTCGATCGACCAATGCACGTGTGGGAGGCTATGGAAAAGCTGAACGTATTCGTTGATCTGAGCGACCCGGATATGAACCTTCCTAATCTGCATCATTTGGTGCAAACAGCTGAAGGCATGCGAGCGGACAATCGACCAGATTGGATGCAATTGGTTGGCCTCATTCACGACCTTGGCAAGTGCATGTTCCTTTGGGGAGAAGATGAAGATGGCACCAGCATGAAAGAGCAGTGGGGATTGGTGGGTGATATCTTTCTAGTAGGTTGTAAGTTTCCACAAACCTTGGTTTATCCTGAGTTTAATGATGCCAACCCCGATATGCAGGACCCACGCTACAATACCGAATTAGGTATCTACAGCAAAGGATACGGATTAGACAATGCGCTAAAAGCTTGGGGACACGATGAGTACCTGTTTCAAGTGCTGACCAATCACAAAGAGAACAGCATACCGAAAGAAGGTATGACCATGGTGCGCTACCATAGTTTTTATCCTTGGCACACAGGCGGTAGCTACATGGACATCATGGCAGAGGAGGAGAAGCCTTATTTGGATTGGGTGAAGGACTTCAACCAATATGACCTTTATACCAAACGCCCGCAGACCTACGAGTTGGACGACCTGAAAGGTTACTACTTGCCTATTATTGAAAAGTACCTAGGGAAGGGGCCAATATATTGGTAGGTCTTGGCTTTGCGAGGATTTATCCTCCAGTGGCTGCGTTTTCCTTTTTCTGACTTTGCTTAAAGCGCATGCGGTAGCTCAATCCAATGCCTACATACCAATCTCGTTGTTCGGGGTTTGGCGAAACCAACCATTTACCAACACCCGATTGTACATCCAGTTGTAGGTCGTTGGTGACGAGGAATGAAACGCCTCCATTGATCCGTGGGTACCAATAGTCGATTTTCAGGTCATTCGACCCTAGATAATTCGTTTGATTGCCGTAGGCGGCATAGTATTGTCCGAAGTGTTCCAGGTACATGGAAACACGGGGCGAAACGGCCACACTGAGATTGAGGGTGTACTGCAGGGTAGGCGCATTTAGCCACGTCATGCCGATGTTGGAAGAAAGTTTGACCCGGCTTTCCAATTGCTGCTCAATTAGAATCAGAAATTTGGGTCGGATACTGTTCTGGTACATGGGCGTGCCTTTTTTCGGGAAAGAAACCTCGGCAAACAATCCGATGGAAGGAATGGCTCCATTGGCTTTTACCACATTGCCACGCAAACGGAACGCATAGTTGAGGTCTTCGATCTGATTGGTTGAATAATTGTTCTTTTTTTCTTGGCTCATGTTCATGTAGGCCACCGTGAAGTTTACTTCCAAGCGCTCCGCAATGCCTACCCGAATCACGGCTTCGCCCATTCCTCCCGAAAAACCAGAACTCCAACGCGAATTGAGGGTGGACTGAGCAAAATCTCCACCTACCTGAAATTGCAGTACTCGTGCTCCAACAGTAGTGGCTGCATTGGTCATGCAAGGCCTGTCGCTAGCAATGGTTTCTGAAAATTGGGCACGAACCTGTAAGGCACTGAGGCAAAGAAGGAGTGAAGCGAAGAGTAATTGAAAACACTTGGACATCGATTACTGGATTTGAAGGCCCAATTTATGAATAGAATCCATGGCGGTACATGAGATATGCCTCATGCAAGTGTAGCCGTTTTATTGGCTTATCTTGCAGGCTACAAAACACAAGACAAATTCAAATGGCACACATCAAAAAAGAAGAGAAAAAATCGATC is a window encoding:
- a CDS encoding solute:sodium symporter family transporter, with translation MDFSVIDLITFISFALLVIGVSLYAGRKEETSEDYFLAGRGLTWWMIGLSLIASNISTEHFVGMAGQGFMADIGMAIASYEWIAALSLIIVALFLLPRFLRSGIYTIPEFLEYRYNKWPRMIMGFGLLFMYAGVTMATVLYAGALAMHTIFGVPMEMGVWLIGGIAGLYTVYGGLKAVVWSDVIQGTALLIGGVLVTVLAMDAVGGWSAFVELSAGRLHTVLPADHPELPWTAVFIGGMWLPNIFYWGLNQFITQRTLAAKSLSEGQKGVLFGASLKLIMPMIVVFPGIIAFELYADQIPNADLAYPTLIKNLLPTGLIGIMFAALFGATMSTLDSLLNSAATIFTIDFYQAWKPKESSKHYIKVGRIATIVFVVLACLSTRFVADFGEGLYKFIQIWWGCIQPGIVAAFFLGFLWKKTSWQAAVAGMLINVPLYLILLNQFPEIAFLHHMAICFVVCIVVMVGISLIKPETRDIVYPVNKGYDMKPSKTVIVWSVLIFLSVVALYWVFR
- a CDS encoding GtrA family protein, with protein sequence MFEKLSELPDLKKQVVKFTMIGVLAVLVDLGCYYLLLNLIPEQLFGFAPNESVAKSISFLCGMSVTYTLNKIWTWKKRDSSKSRMAKFVTLYGLSLVMNVLVNSSLLFLLHHFADILNLPYKYFIAFIGATGFSAVMNFLGQKFWVFKGDEPETPQA
- a CDS encoding FkbM family methyltransferase gives rise to the protein MSFGRVLGMMRNVKNFPSYLFHKWGIAKQEPFVLQAKNDVSVEVPSRMMHTAKEVFFTDDYRFDQLKETILGLTATPTIVDVGANVGYLSAFSFTRFPKAKVISVEPIPNNLNLLRRNKQMNSQFDWTIFEGVLSDTDGELEIQFDNTDSFSTSASMYGLDAGNDKLNVRSLSLDSLMKERQLAQIHILKLDCEGAEYDILYCLNDKQLNSIRFITMETHHIDNERRNRDVLVSWLSGKGWNTDVVRSKVLAINPSFSQL
- a CDS encoding fatty acid desaturase, encoding MLKYSADIRTLAVVALYFTCSILAWVYFPSEWYLRLPIMAVLAVLSFMCAVIVHNTIHHPIFKSKGMNKLFQVVLSFTYGHSVSAYVSGHNFSHHQHTQKPMDRIRSTQMRYRWNFMNQFMMFFQNAPGIMKDENIFAKRMLKEKPSWFYQYALEMVIVQRAKFGLLFYNWEYALLLIFIPHLYAAWGIVGTNYWQHDGCDENHAVNHSRNFTNPFLNFIAFNNGFHGAHHNRPDLHWSQLPAYHAEHIRPQLHPNLEQKYLLPYLWKTCIWPAKRLDYLGHPVVLDDSVKYEDWIPSADVEANKYQLGVEV
- a CDS encoding tail fiber domain-containing protein; amino-acid sequence: MKHLLLCFTLALTFANVLAQSPQLMNYQGVARDNGGNVLANQAVGVRVYIRSGSTTGTIVYQEEHAVTTNDFGLFNLQIGSEDIGGAMLVIDWAGNSHYIEIGLDPSGGTSYQTMGVSQLISVPYALHAKSAANVSGTANYVSKFSSSNQLGNSQLFDNGTNIGIGTTTPLERLHLDNGSLRINSSFGNIKFESTGGTGWQWSTQGGGVGLQLHNLVSGSTDQLRMYLDGSNGRMGLGTGTPLSPLDIRGGASSEIVRLVTNDQLQIGFYEALSYRGYVGSVAGNEEDIDLASDAGSVHLVTGGTIDLTAKAGKIGIGNTSPAATLDVNNPSTGQTIKVNATDQVYLGFWENNGYRGYVGSYYGGIADVDLGSLAGSVHLVTGSSIDLTAKAGNIGIGTTDPVQLLDIVSAGNAFARITSASNANEAGLDLMRDGGNSQWRIANDGFDNQGELVFRRESFGLTTPSREYRFSASFFQPASDNNKTLGTASNRWSVVYAGNGTINTSDGRDKENVRELGYGIADLMKLRPVSFTWKEKPQWGTKLGLIAQEVDEVIDEVVIQGNLEPIYNDAGEEIDKTDRYGIFYSDLIPVLIKATQDQQLLIEKQQAQIDALIKDNESIREELKK
- a CDS encoding inositol oxygenase, with the translated sequence METTARAANFRNYEEGETIATVRENYRKMRTNQTVEYVQRMRNKYLSFDRPMHVWEAMEKLNVFVDLSDPDMNLPNLHHLVQTAEGMRADNRPDWMQLVGLIHDLGKCMFLWGEDEDGTSMKEQWGLVGDIFLVGCKFPQTLVYPEFNDANPDMQDPRYNTELGIYSKGYGLDNALKAWGHDEYLFQVLTNHKENSIPKEGMTMVRYHSFYPWHTGGSYMDIMAEEEKPYLDWVKDFNQYDLYTKRPQTYELDDLKGYYLPIIEKYLGKGPIYW
- a CDS encoding transporter yields the protein MSKCFQLLFASLLLCLSALQVRAQFSETIASDRPCMTNAATTVGARVLQFQVGGDFAQSTLNSRWSSGFSGGMGEAVIRVGIAERLEVNFTVAYMNMSQEKKNNYSTNQIEDLNYAFRLRGNVVKANGAIPSIGLFAEVSFPKKGTPMYQNSIRPKFLILIEQQLESRVKLSSNIGMTWLNAPTLQYTLNLSVAVSPRVSMYLEHFGQYYAAYGNQTNYLGSNDLKIDYWYPRINGGVSFLVTNDLQLDVQSGVGKWLVSPNPEQRDWYVGIGLSYRMRFKQSQKKENAATGG